The Pleurocapsa minor HA4230-MV1 nucleotide sequence GATCCCATACTTAGTAATTTTAAACTCTCTTAGGGTGCGCTCGAAATCTGATACTCTTTTTTTCAATACGCCGATCGCTTTACGCAACTCGCCATTTATTTCTAAATAACGTAAAAAGATCAAATTGTCGGCTAAATAAGACAGTCCTACTTCAGTCACGCTAAACTCTACCCCAGTAATCGCATGGGTTTCGTTGACTAGAATGACCGTGACTCCCATATTTTTCAGATATTTACATAGGGAATGTAGATGACGAATTAAATCTCCTCCTTCCATCGATAATCTATATCCTGAAGTACTATCGATCATCACTATTTTGGCGTTGTTTTGCTCCACTTCGGTGCGAACTAATTGGACGAATTGATGAGGAGTATACTTTAGGGGTTCAATATTAACTATCGAGAGTGTCCCGCGTTCAATCATAGCGTGGGCGGGAATATTAATTGATTCGCAACGTCTTAAGATCGTACTTGAAGCTTCTTCAAAAGCATATAATACTGAGCGTTCTCCTCTTCCCGCAGCCTCCTTCATAAACTGCATCCCAAAGGTTGATTTGCCTACACCTGATGGGCCACTGAGAATAGTTGTTGTTCCTCGTTCAATTCCACCACAAAGTAATTCATCAATTTCTGGAATACCAGCAGAAATGACTTCTAGTGTATCCTCACGTTGATAAGTCTCTGGAATCAGAATCGGATAAACCAACATGCCGCGATCGCTTAAATGTAAATCGTGATGACCTTTAGCAAAACCAGAACCCCGAAATTTATTGACTTGAAGACAGCGCTTGTTAATAGTTGTGTGTAGTTCAATTACGCCATCGCTCATAAACTGGAGATCATCATCAGGATCGCGATCGCTTCCTTCGGAGGTAAATAATAGAGTAATATCGCGATCGACTACAAAGCGTAAAAATGACTGTACCTGCTTGCGAAATTCAAAGGCATCTTTTGCCAGATAACGGAATTGGGTAATAGCATCGAGGAAAATCCGCTGTGGCTTGATTTTTTCAATTGCAGCCACCAATTTTTCCGTAACTGGTGATTTTTCTACTTCTGAAGGAGAGAAAATATCATAGCTTCGATCTTCGGCAAAAAAATTTTCTGTAGTGCTAAGATCTAGAAATTCTACATCATCTAGCTCGATACTCATTAGCTTGGCATTACGACGCAGCCTTGATTCTGACTCACTAAAGCTGATTAGTAGGCTGGTTTCTCCCAAAGCAATTCCAGTACTAAGAAAATGAAATCCTAAAGTCGTTTTTCCACTACCTGGTTGACCTTTAATTAAATACGCTTGTTCAGCAACCAATCCCCCCAACAGGACTTCATCTAAACCAGCAATTCCTGTAGATATACGCTTTAAGGTCATTATAGATACTTCGATACGATCGCAAATTTACGCAAATTTAAGTTTATTATGAAAATAGCCCATAATATAGTTTAAGTTACTATGTGATCGCACCTCTTGGAAATACTTGATGAGATTTTCCCGAAAACTTTAAATATTTTTTATTTTTACATTGGCGATCGCCCCTCTTGATCATATCTCCTGAAATTCTTAAGGCTATTTCAAATATGTTTTACATCTAATATAAATTAGTCTACGTTTAAATCTACTAATTTAAGCGATCACCGTTGATAATTAATACACAAAAATACGCAAAAAAATAGTAAATCTAAACTTAATTAGATTTACTTAATTACTCTTAAAATTACGGAATTTTAATTATTTTAGGTTGTCGGGGACAGTTCTTTCAGCTACATCTGGATAAAGTCCACCCCAATCTTTTACTGCTTCTTTTGTTTCTTTGCCAATTTCTTTAACTCTTTCTAAAGGTTGGTCTTCGGTTGCGCGAGCCTCTTGTTTCCACTCGCGAGTAGTTGTTGGTCGTTCGGGATTACCTTCAAAGATCTTATCACTAATTTTATCAGCAGCACTATTACCGTTGGTAGCATAGCTACTAACACCACTAGTTAATAAAATTACAGCTAAAAAAGTAGTAGTTAGTAGACTTTTGATTTGAGTTTTTTTAAGTACAGAACTCAGGTAGTTGATTGCTTGAGAAAATAAATGTCTCATTTTTTTTGACAGAATAACAAAATAATTGTGCAAATTTACGTGTAAGTTACTCAAAATGAAGTAAATAGAAATATTGGAAATTTAAATTTATTTTTTATTTCATTCTGCTTTTAGTTACACAACCTCAGATTAGCTAACTTATAACTTTTAATTCCTCCGACTAAAGTTATAGTTTGTTTTGGAGCAAGTACGGATAATTAATAAATATAGATAAATATCTCATTTCCCCATAATTCAAACTATTTAACTGTTCCAAAGATATTATTAAGAAATATCCAACCAATGTTTCATTTTGAAGTTTATTTGTCAGTATTTGATACAAACTTTTGAAGCCGTAAAAATAGCTGCTGACAATATTAACTACTTGCGCGATCGCTTAGATATTCCCTTTGCTTTTGAAACTGGGGTTAATTATTTGCAACCGCTTCCTGGTGAAATGACAGATGGAAGTTTTTTCGCTGCCGTTGCTGAAACTGCAGAGCGTGGAATTGTCCTCGCTCTGCACAATCTTTGGTGTAATGAAAAAAATGGTAGTAGGGCGAGGCACACCCCACCCTACTTAAACGAACCCAATATTTTAGTCTAGACACGCTACTACCAAGTCTCTAAAACCTGAAAGCTCAAAACCAATTAATTTAGATATCAGCTAGTTCGCACTAGTAGTTTGCCTGCTCTGATTTTTTGGAGAGTATCCAGAGCGCGTGAATAACTCCTGGAACCCATCCTAACAGAGTCAATAAAATATTAATAAATAAAGCTTGACCTACTCCCATGGTTAAAAACACACCAAGGGGGGGAAGCAATATTGAGGCAATAACATTAATAATTCCCATTTCTCTTTCCTACTTTTTAAATACTTTGTATCCAATTAATTTCCATTTTAAATCTCTTTAAGCAGCAGAGCTTCTATCTTAAGCAAGATAAGCATCTATCTCTACATTTTATTTTTTAGGTAATAATACATCTTTGGCTAGAGGTAAGAAATAAGACAATTTTTTAGGATTAATTAGTATAAAAACAGAAGCAAAGCATTAATGTTTTGTCTTACGTAAAATTGTAAAATAAACAGGAGTCAAAAAATTATGTTAGGTTCATTTTTAACTATCTTAGCTACAGCATTAAGCCTTTTGGTAGTTGATATTATCTTTCCTGGGGTAAATCTGGCGAATTTTCCTGCTGCTCTAGTTGCAGCCTTAGTAATTGGTTTAATTAATTCAGGAGTTAAGCCAGTAATATCATTATTATCTTTACCACTCAATGTCGTAAGTTTAGGTGGATTTTCTTTGGTAGTTAACGGTTTATGTTTCTGGTTAGCTGCTCTTTTCGTTCCTGGTTTCCGAGTTGCTGGTTTAGTAGCCTTTATCGTTGCCCCGATAATTCTGTCTATAGTTAACACTTTTCTGAGCAAGTATTTTGCCGAAAAACTACCCAACATGGCTCAAGAATAAAAATTAAGACAGTTTGTAATCATACAATATTACACAATTCATTGTTTTATTGTTATCTATCTTAATATTTTAATTTAATCAAACTATAGATAGATAATCTTTGGCAATAGATAAAAAATACTCAAATAAAGATAAAACTAGCTTAACTTTGGTAAAACTAGTCTAGCTAGTAAATATTTGAGCTTAACCAAACGCTGATAATCACAATATATTTCATTTCTAGGAATCAAAGTTATGAAGACCAAGCAATACAAACGTGCTGCTGGATTGTTTTACAGTCGGGATGAAGCAGAAAGTGCAGTTCGTGATCTCAAAGCAGGAGGTTACGACATGGATCAAGTGTCAGTCATTGCCAAAGATGCCGATCGCGTGGCAGGACATGAAACTACCGAAAAAATAGGTAACAAAGCAGACGAAGGTGCTACTACTGGTGCTTTAACTGGTGGAACATTAGGCGGTATTACTGGTTTATTGGTAGGCTTAGGTGCATTAGCTATCCCTGGTCTTGGGCCTATTTTATTGGCTGGTGCAGAAGCAACTGCGATCGCCACCACTTTAGCTGGAGCTGGTATCGGTGCTGCTGCGGGTAGTTTAATTGGAGCGTTGATCGGCTTAGGGATTCCTGAAGAAAAAGCGAAAATATATAGCGATCGCGTGGGAAGAGGTAGCTTCCTGGTAATAGTGACAGGGACAGAATTAGAAATAGATCGTGCAGCAACGATCATGCGTCAACATGGTGTAGAAGAATTTGACATCTACGATATGCCAGGCGCAAAAGTACCTGCCGTTACTAATGTTACTGATGTTGATAAAAACATGA carries:
- a CDS encoding YqaE/Pmp3 family membrane protein gives rise to the protein MGIINVIASILLPPLGVFLTMGVGQALFINILLTLLGWVPGVIHALWILSKKSEQANY
- a CDS encoding DUF692 family protein, which produces MIQTFEAVKIAADNINYLRDRLDIPFAFETGVNYLQPLPGEMTDGSFFAAVAETAERGIVLALHNLWCNEKNGSRARHTPPYLNEPNILV
- a CDS encoding phage holin family protein; the protein is MLGSFLTILATALSLLVVDIIFPGVNLANFPAALVAALVIGLINSGVKPVISLLSLPLNVVSLGGFSLVVNGLCFWLAALFVPGFRVAGLVAFIVAPIILSIVNTFLSKYFAEKLPNMAQE
- a CDS encoding AAA family ATPase; translation: MTLKRISTGIAGLDEVLLGGLVAEQAYLIKGQPGSGKTTLGFHFLSTGIALGETSLLISFSESESRLRRNAKLMSIELDDVEFLDLSTTENFFAEDRSYDIFSPSEVEKSPVTEKLVAAIEKIKPQRIFLDAITQFRYLAKDAFEFRKQVQSFLRFVVDRDITLLFTSEGSDRDPDDDLQFMSDGVIELHTTINKRCLQVNKFRGSGFAKGHHDLHLSDRGMLVYPILIPETYQREDTLEVISAGIPEIDELLCGGIERGTTTILSGPSGVGKSTFGMQFMKEAAGRGERSVLYAFEEASSTILRRCESINIPAHAMIERGTLSIVNIEPLKYTPHQFVQLVRTEVEQNNAKIVMIDSTSGYRLSMEGGDLIRHLHSLCKYLKNMGVTVILVNETHAITGVEFSVTEVGLSYLADNLIFLRYLEINGELRKAIGVLKKRVSDFERTLREFKITKYGIKVGEPLSHLRGILSGVPKSVNNEQ
- a CDS encoding DUF2382 domain-containing protein, with protein sequence MKTKQYKRAAGLFYSRDEAESAVRDLKAGGYDMDQVSVIAKDADRVAGHETTEKIGNKADEGATTGALTGGTLGGITGLLVGLGALAIPGLGPILLAGAEATAIATTLAGAGIGAAAGSLIGALIGLGIPEEKAKIYSDRVGRGSFLVIVTGTELEIDRAATIMRQHGVEEFDIYDMPGAKVPAVTNVTDVDKNMRARTDLGDMPGAKVPAVTNVTDVDEDLRARTDLSDVPKAKAIAITDVDEDIRARTDLGDRDKIKLYEERLLVNKHRVKAGEVSIGKHVETETAEVAVPVKKERIVIERSNAVNTTPVDSGTVDFTDAETIRMEAYEEKPKIQKEAFVREEVNIHKEIEQDTVNAQETIRHEELDIKADGDVIQR